AACCAGGCTCAGCGTCAGGCATACCAGCGCAAGCGTCGTGCATCCGAACTTCAAACTGGGGAACATGGGACCCCTCTTCTAGCCAGGCCGCGCTGACAACGCGCCGCCATCGTTGGCACATATTCTAGTCCAAATGCCACGATTTGGTTCAAGCGAAAAGCCCATGCAACGGGGATCGAAGCTGGATAAATCTGCAACCATGCAGAATGCGACCCGGCAGGAATCGGCGAGTTCGCGCGACTTGATGCCGAACGATGATGGCCCGTTGGATAACAATTCCAACGAGGTTCAGTTCGCGCTTGTCATCGCCCGCATGATCGACACCGTCGAGCATAGCCCCGAGCACCTCCGCCAGGCGGTCTACGATCTCGCCCGTTACAAGCTACGAGAGCAGTTCACTTCCGCGGATGAAAAGGACATCACGCAGACGCAGCAGGCACTCGAAGCCGCCATTCGCGGCGTCGAGGAATTTTCCAGGCAGCAGATCGCCCTCGCAGCGCCGCAGGTTCCGAGACTCGAAGACGGTTCCGGAGCAGGGCGCGGCCTCCCTGTCGCCGACCTCGACCGGCCAGCTTGGCAACGACGACCGGCCGTCTCGATCGCTCCGGCTCCGGCGGCGCGTAGAAGGTCCTCCCATCCGCTTTCGCCACTCGTCATGCGGACCATTGCGGTGCTGCTGATCGTTGGCGGGGCCGCGGGCGTCGTCCAGCAAAAGGAGCGGCTAGCATTCTGGGTGCAACACTGGTCGCACCCGCGGGAGCAGGCTGCTACCACCATCCAACAGCGCGCGCCGATAGCGGCGATCACGGCTGCAGTTCCCGCCCCGCCCCCAAAGCCCAATCCGTTGCGACCGACGGATTACGGAGTCTATGCGGTCGACGGCGATTCCCTGACCGAGCTGCAGCTACTGCCTGGCCGTCCTCCGGACATCCGTGTCGCCGTGTCGGCCGCGCTGCGAACGCCGAGCCACACGATGCTGTCGAACGGACATCCCAAATTCATCGTATTCCGCCGCGATGCCGCGACCAACATCGCCGACCGCGCGGAAGTTCGTGTGATCGCCAAGGTCGCGCGAGAATTCTCCGCCGAGGTTGCAGGCAAACGACCCGAGGATGGCGACAGCTGGGTGATGCGAAACATCGCTTTCCCGTTTCGCGTATCACCACTACCTGACAATCCGGAAATGTATGAGCTGCACAGCGAAGACCCCGCGCTGCAGCTGACGCCAGGCCGTTACGCGCTGGTCGTGAAGAACCAGGCCTATGATTTCACCGTCGATGGCGAAGTCATCGATCCCAAGCAATGCATCGAGCGGATCATTGCGACCAACGGCACCTTTTATTCCGACTGCAAGAAACCTTGAGCCTTTCCGGGAGGGGACACGCAACACTGTCAGGGTGTCCAGAACCGCTCCCAGAACGTCCCGACATCTGCGCACTCGGCAACCGGACCTTCCGCGATTTCAACCGGTGGTCCGGGCGTCGATTGTCGAGGGTCTCGCGAACTCTATTGGTGAAGCATGAAGTTGTGAAACTCCGCGAGATGAACATCCGGCGATATCGCAACGTGGAGGGGCTGGACATGGTCGGTCGCCGGCAAGGCTGAACGGAGGCTGTCGAGCTGCGGCATCGCTGGATGGTTGACGGGTTCAAGACTGAAATCGGCCACGCTTGCCGATGAACCGGCGCGATCAAAGGCAAAGCTGTCGCCCGCCATCCGCGCGGCTGTCGGAGCTTGTGGGACCGGCGTCCGTTGCGGCGTCGAAACCGAGCCGAAATCAAATCCATCCATGGGCGGATCGATCACCAGCGTGCCGCCGCTTCCGTCGTTCGAAAGATTGAACGTCGAGTGCGTGTAGTCGCCGACCAGCGAGAGGTGTGCCGTGTGGTTCTGGGCATCAGCCACGGTCAGCACGCCGCCTGTTGTATCTCCCGAATAGGACGCGGACGTTTCAGCCCCGAAAGCAATGTCCTTCAGGTCGATCTGGTTCGAATTGGACGCGGTCCCGTCGCCGCTCAGATGGATCAGCTTTCCGGTAAACTGTGACGCGTGATCGAGCACCAGCGTGCCGGTTGCGGCATTGAAGGTGATCGATCCTGAAACCGCACCGGTTAGTTCGAGCTTGGCACCGGCCTCGATCGTGGCCGGCTGGCTCATATTGCCCAAGGTCAGGATGATATTTCCGGAAATGTCGAGCACCGTTGACGGCGTGTTGATCACGCCGTCACCGTTGAGGTCCTGGTGGAAGACGGCCTCGACTGACTTGAGTGACGCGTCGCTTCCGGACACGTTGTTGATGATCTTGGACGCGAAGTTGCCGTTGCTGTCGGCGCTCCAGGCCGCGTATTGCCCGCTGACGGAATCCTTCCAGGCCACGTAGTAGCCCCCCGACGTCGCTTCCGCGCCAATCGGCGACCAGGTGCCAAATTGCCCAGCGACGACGGCGGCACCGGCGTATTTCAATGTTGGTCCCTGGCTGCCGCCGATCGCGTCCAGCAAGTAGTTGTTTCCAAGCTTGTCCAGACTGGTTGCACCGGATGCTTCGATCGACGTCGTTGAGATTGGCGTCGAGCTGACCGGTGGGACACCGATCACGCCATCACCATTCAGGTCCTGGTGGAAGACCGGCTCGATCGATTCAAACGACGAGCTGGTTCCCGACACATTGCTCAGGATCTTGGAAGCGAAGTTGCCATTGCTGTCGGTGGTCCAAACGGCGTACTGCCCGCTCACGGAATCCTTCCAGGCGACGTCATAGCCGCTCGCGGTCGCCTCCGCGGCCACCGGCGACCATGTGCCGAACTGTCCCGCGGTGACCGCCGCGCCGGCATACTTCAGCAGTATCGCGGCGTCTGCAATCGACATGTAATAGTCGCTTCCGACCCTGGTGAATGACGTCGTGCCGATCGACTCGATCGTCGTACCGACCACCTCCGCCAGGACATTGGAGGACGGGCTCTGATTGCCGACTTCGTCGGTCGCGGTTGCGGAGAGCTCGTGCACGCCGCCAGCGAGCGCACCGGTGCTGACGCTCCACGTACCGTTGGATGCCGCGACCGTGGTGCCCACCAACACCGTCCCGTCATACAATTTGACCGTGCTTCCGGCTTCCGCCGAGCCGGAGGCGGTGATGCTGCCAGAGGCAAGCGTGGCCGAGACCAAATTGGGGGCCAGGGGTGGCTGCGTATCAACCGTCACATTCAACGCGACAGAGGCAGCGCTGAGATTGCCGATGGCATCCGCGGCCTTGGCAGTGAAGACGTGGCCGCCGTCGGCCAGCGTTGTCGTCGCGAACGACCAGGCGCCGGTTGCGTCGGCGACCACAGCCCCGACGAGGGTCGCCTGGTCAAAGACTTCGACGGTGACGCCGGCCTGGGCACTTCCGGTCAGAGTCAGGTGATTTGCGGCGGTAAGGCCGGAGGCGGTCACACCGCTATCGGCTGAGAACGAAGCGGTTGGAGCCGCCAGCCCCGTCATCGTCATCGGCGTGTTCCAGTCGGTGACGAATGCGACGTCCGACGCCGTCAGCTGAGTGATGCCGACGAGGTGCAGCGTGTCCGTTCCTCTCGCATAGTGGACGGTCCAGACGTCGCCGACATTGGTCAGGTAGGCGGAGGCATCGTAACCTTTCAGCGAGAGCCTGTCGTGCTCGGTACTGGTGCTGGTCAGAGGATGGAAATCAGCAATCGTGACATAGCCGCTGCCCGGGGTGTAGACGAAGGTGTCGTTTCCCGCGCCTCCGAAAATCCAGTCGTTGCCGCCGCCGCCGTTGAGGACGTCGTCGCCGCTTGAGCCCACGATGCGGTTGGCCAGCTGATTGCCGGTGCCGCTGAGCCCGCCCATCATCATGGTCAGGTTTTCGACGTTGTCCGGCAGGGTATAGGAAGTCCAGGCTTCGACACTGTCGATGCCGCCGCCGGGATTCTCGATGATCTTCTGGTTCGGGTTGTTGACGACGTAGGTGTCGTCACCGGTCCATCCGACCATCGTGTCGTCGTAGTTGAACGCCGTGATCTTGTCGTTGGCCGAGGTCCCGTAGATCGTATGGCTGCTGGTGCTTCCGTTGATCCAGGATGTGATCAGGCCGCCGACCGGGAGCGAACCAGGAAGCTGGAAATCGTCGCTGGTGAACGACGAGACCGTGGTGTTGCGCAAGACAAGAGTGTCCTGGCTCGTCAGCGCCAGATAGACGTCGTTCCCGACCTGGGTCATCGCCGCCTGGATGTCGCTGAACGAGGTGAAGGCAAAGCCGTTGAGCTGGATGACGTCATGCCCTGCCCCCGAGCCCGGGGTGAAATCGGTGATGATGTCCGAACCGTCCCCGGCATTGAAGACGAACGTATCCGCGCCGCCGCCACCGGTCAGGATGTCATTGCCGAGCCCGCCGGTGATGACGTTCGCGGCATCATTGCCGATGATGATGTTGGACTGCGAGTTACCGGTAGCGTTGATCGCAGCTGAACCGGTAAGCGTCAGGTTCTCGACATAGTCAGGAAGCGTGTAGGTGACCGATGATTTCACCGTGTCAATGCCGCCACCATAGCTTTCGACGACCTTGGCGTTCGGGTCGGAGACGATATAGGTGTCGTCGCCGGCGCCGCCGCTCATGGTGTCAGCGCCCCCCGCTCCGTCGATCAAATCGTTGCCCGATGTGCCGGTCAGGGTGTCCGCGCCCGCGGTTCCGGTGATCGTGTTGGTCGGCGCTCCGCTGGCGAGCAACGTATAGTTTGCAAGCGTGTATTCCGGCAGCTGATATGCGGTAATGGAATCGATCGATACGCTCGCCGTCGCGTCTGGGGCGGCATTGCCGGCCCAGCTCCCGCCCATGGCAAGGTTGGCAATCATGTACATCGCCGTGTTCATGTCGGAGGGTGTGGCCACCTGCCCCACCTCCGCACCGTCAACGAAATAGGTCAACGTGTACGGCGTCCATTCGACCGCGAAAGTATGCTGGCCAGCGGTCAGATCGGCCGTATTCGCCCAATATCCCTGGGCAGGTGTGGTCGAGGATCGGAAACCCCAATGCGACTGATCGGGATGCGTGCCGAGCGCTTCGAGCACGTCGAGCTCCGTGGCGAGACCGTGCGGATTGGTGGGCAGCATCCAGAACGCAGGCCATGCGCCGGGCGTGCCGGACAGCGTAGCCGTCATTTGAAAATAGCCGTAGGTCTGGGCGAAGCTGTTCTGGCTCGAGATCATACCCGACGAGAACTGGTGATTGCCGACATACGGCGCATCGCTCGCGGGCAGCGGCTGCGCGGTGATGACGAGATGGCCGTCCTGGATCGAGAATGGGTTGAGGCCGAGCGGCGCTGGCGCCTGGCTTCCCGGCAATCCCGAAAAGCTCGGGTCGACATAGACCTCCTGCTCACCCGAGAGCGAGTAACTCGCTGGGCCGCTCCAGGCATAGCTCGTGCGCCATGTCAGGTGCGGGTCCTGGCCCACTGAGAGCGTGTTGAAATCGTCGTTGAAGGTCTGCACCATATCAGTGCGCGGCTCGACGATATTGATGTTGGCCGCCGTGAAATCCCCGACCTTGGCATTATTCATCCTGATGGTTTCGCCGCTGCTGAGCGTGAGGACGGTATCGGTGCCGACCTGCTTCATCGCGGCGGTGACGTCGGACAGCGTGTGGAAGCCGGTGCCATTGAGTTGCAGGATGTCGCCGCCGGCGCCTGTCTTGAAATCGGTGATAACATCGTTGCCGTTTCCGACAGCAATGACAAAGGTGTCGATGCCGCCGCCGCCGTTGAGCACGTCATTACCCTTGCCGCCATCGATGATGTTGTTGCCGGCGTTGCCGATGATAATGTTGTCGAGATCGTTGCCGGTCGCAGGCGATGAGTAGCTGCCCCCCAAAAT
The DNA window shown above is from Bradyrhizobium sp. ISRA464 and carries:
- a CDS encoding Ig-like domain-containing protein gives rise to the protein MTVNATYASVIIGTSGSDILFGGTGNDLLTGGAGSDIFAISKGYGSDTISDFQAGVGGDVLRVQNYGFPTFASFLAAARQVGTDTVVTLSSTETLTLQNVALSSLVASNVVLDNPLQGSAAPNTAALTVQAGDTLTGSAMNDSLQALGTGVTLIGGAGDDTYFMYDHNTKVVEQPGQGIDTINDGMIDGYSLVNAPNVENLILGGSYSSPATGNDLDNIIIGNAGNNIIDGGKGNDVLNGGGGIDTFVIAVGNGNDVITDFKTGAGGDILQLNGTGFHTLSDVTAAMKQVGTDTVLTLSSGETIRMNNAKVGDFTAANINIVEPRTDMVQTFNDDFNTLSVGQDPHLTWRTSYAWSGPASYSLSGEQEVYVDPSFSGLPGSQAPAPLGLNPFSIQDGHLVITAQPLPASDAPYVGNHQFSSGMISSQNSFAQTYGYFQMTATLSGTPGAWPAFWMLPTNPHGLATELDVLEALGTHPDQSHWGFRSSTTPAQGYWANTADLTAGQHTFAVEWTPYTLTYFVDGAEVGQVATPSDMNTAMYMIANLAMGGSWAGNAAPDATASVSIDSITAYQLPEYTLANYTLLASGAPTNTITGTAGADTLTGTSGNDLIDGAGGADTMSGGAGDDTYIVSDPNAKVVESYGGGIDTVKSSVTYTLPDYVENLTLTGSAAINATGNSQSNIIIGNDAANVITGGLGNDILTGGGGADTFVFNAGDGSDIITDFTPGSGAGHDVIQLNGFAFTSFSDIQAAMTQVGNDVYLALTSQDTLVLRNTTVSSFTSDDFQLPGSLPVGGLITSWINGSTSSHTIYGTSANDKITAFNYDDTMVGWTGDDTYVVNNPNQKIIENPGGGIDSVEAWTSYTLPDNVENLTMMMGGLSGTGNQLANRIVGSSGDDVLNGGGGNDWIFGGAGNDTFVYTPGSGYVTIADFHPLTSTSTEHDRLSLKGYDASAYLTNVGDVWTVHYARGTDTLHLVGITQLTASDVAFVTDWNTPMTMTGLAAPTASFSADSGVTASGLTAANHLTLTGSAQAGVTVEVFDQATLVGAVVADATGAWSFATTTLADGGHVFTAKAADAIGNLSAASVALNVTVDTQPPLAPNLVSATLASGSITASGSAEAGSTVKLYDGTVLVGTTVAASNGTWSVSTGALAGGVHELSATATDEVGNQSPSSNVLAEVVGTTIESIGTTSFTRVGSDYYMSIADAAILLKYAGAAVTAGQFGTWSPVAAEATASGYDVAWKDSVSGQYAVWTTDSNGNFASKILSNVSGTSSSFESIEPVFHQDLNGDGVIGVPPVSSTPISTTSIEASGATSLDKLGNNYLLDAIGGSQGPTLKYAGAAVVAGQFGTWSPIGAEATSGGYYVAWKDSVSGQYAAWSADSNGNFASKIINNVSGSDASLKSVEAVFHQDLNGDGVINTPSTVLDISGNIILTLGNMSQPATIEAGAKLELTGAVSGSITFNAATGTLVLDHASQFTGKLIHLSGDGTASNSNQIDLKDIAFGAETSASYSGDTTGGVLTVADAQNHTAHLSLVGDYTHSTFNLSNDGSGGTLVIDPPMDGFDFGSVSTPQRTPVPQAPTAARMAGDSFAFDRAGSSASVADFSLEPVNHPAMPQLDSLRSALPATDHVQPLHVAISPDVHLAEFHNFMLHQ